The Opitutales bacterium ASA1 genome window below encodes:
- a CDS encoding DUF1593 domain-containing protein, with amino-acid sequence MGVVCACGVGLSRVDARDGVRLFVLTDIGGDPDDQMSLVRLLVYANHFDIEGLVATPPGGATRPVHPEHIRRIVAAYGQVRDNLESHEPGFPTEASLQAVVAEGVPLGDMDGVGSGKDSTGSELLIATVDRDDPRPLWVPVWGGPNVLAQALWKVRETRTPEQLARFVARLRVYAISDQDASGPWIREHFPDLFYIVTPGVNAGGGFHHATWIAIGGDKFHGRFGGADFDLVTNEWLDRNVRAKGPLGAVYPHWEFMMEGDTPSFLGLIDNGLNVPERPDWGGWGGRYELYTPKTEKWFLQPETRPIWTNVQDEVLGVDGQWHTTNHATIWRWREAYQNDFAARMDWTIKLYAEANHPPVVKLDHPARMTARAGERVELSATASGDPDGDPLSFHWFCYEEPGTRAMSNSRSGVKHEIVGFDQAKAHLVVKTARVMPPGLGTMHIVLAVTDHGTPRLTRYARVIIDVVP; translated from the coding sequence ATGGGCGTCGTCTGTGCATGCGGCGTCGGCCTGTCGCGTGTGGACGCGCGCGACGGGGTCCGGCTCTTCGTGCTCACCGACATCGGCGGCGATCCGGACGACCAGATGTCGTTGGTGCGACTGCTCGTCTACGCCAACCACTTCGACATCGAGGGCCTCGTCGCGACGCCGCCCGGCGGAGCGACTCGACCGGTGCATCCTGAACACATCCGCCGTATCGTCGCCGCTTACGGGCAGGTGCGCGACAACCTCGAGTCGCACGAGCCGGGCTTTCCCACCGAAGCGAGCCTCCAAGCGGTCGTGGCGGAAGGCGTTCCGCTCGGAGACATGGACGGAGTGGGGTCGGGCAAAGATTCGACGGGCAGCGAGCTGCTGATCGCGACCGTGGATCGCGACGACCCGCGTCCGCTGTGGGTGCCGGTCTGGGGTGGCCCCAACGTCCTCGCCCAAGCGCTCTGGAAAGTGCGCGAGACGCGCACGCCCGAACAGCTCGCGAGATTCGTCGCCCGGCTGCGCGTCTACGCGATCTCCGATCAGGACGCATCCGGTCCGTGGATACGGGAGCATTTTCCGGACTTGTTCTACATCGTCACTCCCGGGGTCAACGCCGGCGGTGGTTTTCACCACGCCACGTGGATCGCGATCGGCGGCGACAAGTTTCACGGCCGTTTCGGCGGGGCCGACTTCGATCTCGTGACCAACGAGTGGCTCGATCGCAACGTCCGCGCCAAAGGGCCACTCGGGGCGGTGTATCCGCATTGGGAGTTCATGATGGAGGGCGACACGCCGAGCTTCCTCGGTCTGATCGACAACGGCCTCAACGTCCCCGAACGCCCCGATTGGGGCGGGTGGGGAGGGCGTTACGAACTCTACACGCCGAAAACCGAGAAGTGGTTTCTCCAGCCCGAGACACGCCCCATCTGGACCAACGTGCAGGACGAGGTCCTCGGCGTCGACGGCCAGTGGCACACGACCAACCACGCCACCATCTGGCGCTGGCGCGAGGCGTATCAAAACGACTTCGCCGCGCGTATGGACTGGACGATCAAGCTCTACGCCGAGGCCAACCATCCTCCGGTCGTGAAGCTCGACCACCCGGCGCGCATGACCGCTCGAGCAGGTGAGCGCGTGGAGTTGAGTGCGACCGCCTCGGGCGATCCCGACGGCGACCCGCTCTCGTTTCATTGGTTTTGCTACGAAGAGCCCGGTACGCGCGCGATGTCCAACTCGCGCAGCGGCGTGAAGCACGAGATCGTCGGCTTCGATCAAGCGAAGGCTCACCTCGTCGTGAAGACCGCCCGCGTGATGCCGCCCGGCCTCGGCACGATGCACATCGTGCTCGCCGTGACCGACCACGGCACGCCGCGCCTCACGCGTTATGCGCGCGTGATTATCGACGTCGTTCCGTGA
- a CDS encoding DUF1593 domain-containing protein has protein sequence MKTQMRTLLLLLASCLPLLAGDANTDKPRMLVLTDMGADPDDEQSLVRLLLYANEIDVEGLVATTSCWQQNAIRPDFIHTILDAYEKVQPNLLLHDGGYPTADFLRARVKHGAPKYGMTGVGEGMDTEGSEWIIRMLERDDDRPLWISVWGGANTLAQALHKLRATRPAAELDRLVAKLRVYTISDQDDSGAWMRREFPGLFYIVTPGDDYGQATWIAINNVHEGIDNTTVGNRWLAEHIQQGHGPLGAVYPDVAWGVEGDTPAFLGLIPNGLNVPDRPDWGGWGGRYELRTPPSESIGDGSSIVVPEPETRPIWTNASDTWTPYLPNEYKRAVKRVERSFTGNQVTLWRWRDDFQNDFAARMDWTVKPYAEANHPPVPRLNHPDHITVASGRSFTLDAYGSSDPDGDSIGYLWFHYPEAGTYEKVVSTGGAENVDRFHVTAPEVTEEVTLHFILRVTDKGTPALSRYKRVVVTVTP, from the coding sequence ATGAAAACACAGATGCGCACCCTGCTTCTTCTGCTCGCCTCGTGCCTGCCGCTGCTCGCAGGCGACGCGAACACCGACAAGCCTCGCATGCTCGTCCTCACCGACATGGGGGCGGATCCCGACGACGAGCAGTCGCTCGTGCGGCTGCTGCTCTACGCGAACGAAATCGACGTCGAGGGGCTCGTCGCCACGACTTCCTGCTGGCAGCAGAACGCCATTCGGCCGGACTTCATCCACACCATTCTCGACGCCTACGAGAAGGTGCAACCCAACCTCTTGTTGCACGACGGCGGCTATCCGACGGCCGACTTTCTCCGCGCCCGCGTGAAGCACGGTGCCCCCAAATACGGCATGACCGGTGTAGGTGAAGGCATGGACACGGAAGGCTCCGAGTGGATCATCCGAATGCTCGAGAGAGACGACGATCGTCCGCTGTGGATCTCGGTCTGGGGTGGAGCGAACACGCTCGCGCAGGCACTCCACAAACTGCGCGCGACGCGCCCCGCCGCCGAGCTCGACCGCCTGGTCGCCAAACTGCGCGTCTACACCATCTCCGATCAGGACGACAGCGGAGCTTGGATGCGACGGGAGTTTCCCGGCCTGTTCTACATCGTCACCCCCGGCGACGACTACGGCCAGGCGACGTGGATCGCGATCAACAACGTGCACGAGGGCATCGACAACACCACCGTCGGTAACCGTTGGCTCGCGGAACATATTCAACAGGGCCACGGTCCACTCGGCGCAGTCTACCCAGACGTGGCTTGGGGTGTGGAAGGCGACACGCCGGCCTTCCTCGGTCTGATCCCCAACGGACTCAACGTGCCCGACCGACCGGATTGGGGTGGCTGGGGCGGGCGCTACGAACTCCGCACGCCGCCGTCCGAGTCCATCGGCGACGGCAGTTCGATCGTCGTGCCCGAGCCCGAGACACGACCCATCTGGACGAACGCCTCGGACACGTGGACGCCGTATTTGCCGAACGAATACAAACGCGCCGTGAAGCGCGTCGAAAGGAGTTTCACCGGCAACCAAGTCACCCTCTGGCGCTGGCGCGACGACTTCCAGAACGACTTCGCGGCGCGCATGGACTGGACCGTGAAACCCTACGCCGAGGCCAACCATCCGCCCGTGCCGCGGCTGAACCATCCGGACCACATCACGGTCGCGTCGGGTCGATCCTTCACGCTCGACGCCTACGGCAGCAGCGATCCGGACGGCGACAGCATCGGCTACCTCTGGTTTCACTACCCGGAGGCAGGGACGTACGAGAAGGTCGTCTCTACCGGAGGAGCCGAAAACGTGGACCGTTTTCACGTGACCGCACCCGAAGTGACCGAAGAGGTCACACTCCACTTCATCCTGCGGGTGACCGACAAGGGCACGCCTGCTCTGTCTCGTTACAAGCGGGTCGTCGTCACCGTCACGCCGTGA
- a CDS encoding glycoside hydrolase family 140 protein, with translation MGVSPDGRRLQHADGTTFFYLGDTAWELFHRLNREEAARYLEDRARKGFNVIQAVALAEIDGLAVPNAYGDLPLHDQDPARPNEAYFAHVDFIVERAAALGLYVGFLPTWGKYWKTGDTNLVFHPDNARVYGRFLGRRYREHPLVWILGGDQNVVTPEERAIIDAMAAGLREGDGGAHLITFHSRGPGQSSRQLQDAPWLDFHMSQTSHAARDHDTGLYAEHDYGLAPARPTLDGEPRYECIPVGFYWREHGRIDRFDDDDVRHAAWSSVMAGACGHTYGNNNIWQMWQPDRAPAIQANIPWHEALDHPGARQMGLMRRFFEANDFGKLVPDHAVIVDGPARGLAKIRALRATDGSRLVVYSPRGEPFTLDQSVVKVAYFRITWFDPRYGVSHEFRISPRAWDNHAFQTFTPPTSGRGQDWILVIEDAKRTTDAKTPFGI, from the coding sequence TTGGGCGTCTCTCCGGACGGTCGTCGCCTTCAGCACGCCGACGGCACGACCTTCTTCTATCTCGGCGACACGGCCTGGGAGTTGTTTCACCGGCTGAACCGCGAGGAGGCCGCCCGTTATCTCGAGGATCGCGCGCGCAAGGGCTTCAACGTCATCCAGGCCGTTGCTCTCGCGGAGATCGACGGGCTCGCCGTGCCCAACGCCTACGGCGATCTGCCGCTGCACGACCAGGATCCGGCAAGGCCGAACGAGGCCTACTTCGCCCACGTGGATTTCATCGTCGAGCGCGCCGCCGCGCTCGGCCTGTACGTGGGGTTTCTTCCGACCTGGGGCAAGTATTGGAAAACTGGGGACACGAATCTCGTCTTCCATCCGGACAACGCGCGCGTCTACGGCCGGTTTCTCGGACGTCGCTACCGCGAGCACCCGCTCGTCTGGATCCTCGGCGGCGACCAGAACGTCGTGACGCCCGAGGAGCGCGCGATCATCGACGCCATGGCCGCAGGTCTGCGCGAGGGCGACGGCGGCGCGCATCTGATCACGTTTCATTCGCGCGGCCCCGGCCAGTCGTCGCGGCAGCTCCAGGATGCGCCGTGGCTCGATTTCCACATGTCGCAGACCTCGCACGCCGCGCGCGACCACGACACCGGCCTCTACGCGGAGCACGACTACGGCCTCGCGCCTGCGCGTCCGACGCTCGACGGCGAGCCGCGTTACGAATGCATCCCGGTCGGCTTCTACTGGCGCGAGCACGGCCGGATCGACCGCTTCGACGACGACGACGTGCGCCACGCCGCCTGGTCTTCCGTCATGGCCGGGGCCTGCGGGCACACCTACGGCAACAACAACATCTGGCAGATGTGGCAGCCCGACCGCGCGCCCGCGATCCAGGCGAACATCCCGTGGCACGAGGCGCTCGATCATCCGGGCGCACGTCAGATGGGCTTGATGCGGCGCTTCTTCGAGGCGAACGACTTCGGGAAACTCGTACCCGACCACGCCGTCATCGTGGACGGCCCGGCCCGCGGCCTCGCCAAGATCCGTGCCCTGCGCGCCACCGACGGCTCGCGCCTCGTCGTCTATTCGCCGCGCGGCGAACCCTTCACCCTCGACCAGAGCGTGGTGAAGGTCGCCTATTTCCGGATCACGTGGTTCGACCCCCGCTACGGCGTGTCGCACGAGTTCCGCATCTCGCCCCGGGCTTGGGACAACCACGCCTTCCAGACGTTCACCCCTCCGACCTCGGGTCGAGGCCAGGACTGGATCTTGGTGATCGAGGACGCAAAGCGAACCACGGACGCGAAAACGCCCTTCGGGATCTGA
- a CDS encoding DUF1593 domain-containing protein: MNRLLRSLVMLLAIASFADAAERPRVLVTSDGEVDDECSLVRFLLYTNEWDVEGIITSSSQYHWQGHKWAGDDWVQPYLEAYAEVYPNLIEHDPRFPKPELLHARTFLGNVKAEGEMDEVTPGSQRIVEVLLDTSDPRPIWIQAWGGTNTIARALKTIEEQHPDRMAEVAAKIRFYFIWEQDETYQDYIRPRCGEFDIPTIICDQFWAIAYQWNKILTADQQARFKAAWMKANILEGHGPLAALYKAHAPGSHGLSGDHDFEPGDFRSEGDSPAFLHTIPTGLRNMESPDFGGWGGRFVRVRDNTWLDPVPEPGYRYPEGRWYTGSAWGRMYMRERYPAEQELMRAYFEPQTRWLDAIQNDFAARADWCVKRFEDANHAPVARVAGPLDRTARPGDTVHLDARASSDPDHDELAFKWSQHHEAGTATTRVAITGADSSEASFVVPAEPGRTVHIILEATDYGVPALTRYQRVVVTIR, from the coding sequence ATGAACCGGCTCCTTCGATCCCTGGTCATGCTTCTCGCGATCGCTTCCTTCGCCGACGCCGCCGAGCGGCCTCGCGTGCTCGTCACCTCCGATGGCGAAGTCGACGACGAGTGTTCGCTCGTCCGCTTCCTCCTCTACACGAACGAGTGGGACGTGGAGGGCATCATCACCTCGAGTTCCCAGTACCACTGGCAGGGGCACAAGTGGGCCGGCGACGACTGGGTGCAGCCGTATCTGGAGGCCTATGCCGAGGTGTATCCGAACCTGATCGAGCACGACCCGCGCTTCCCGAAGCCGGAACTCCTGCACGCGCGCACGTTCCTCGGCAACGTGAAGGCCGAGGGCGAGATGGACGAGGTCACGCCCGGCTCGCAACGCATCGTCGAGGTCCTGCTCGATACGTCCGACCCGCGCCCCATCTGGATACAGGCTTGGGGCGGCACGAACACGATCGCCCGCGCTCTGAAGACCATCGAGGAGCAGCACCCCGATCGCATGGCCGAGGTCGCCGCGAAGATCCGGTTCTACTTCATCTGGGAGCAGGACGAGACCTACCAGGACTACATCCGCCCGCGTTGTGGAGAGTTCGATATCCCCACCATCATCTGCGACCAGTTCTGGGCCATCGCCTACCAGTGGAACAAGATCCTGACGGCCGACCAGCAGGCGAGGTTCAAGGCCGCCTGGATGAAGGCCAACATCCTGGAGGGCCACGGCCCGCTCGCCGCGCTCTACAAGGCGCACGCGCCCGGGAGTCACGGCCTGTCCGGCGACCACGATTTCGAACCCGGCGACTTCCGCTCCGAGGGCGATTCGCCGGCGTTCCTGCACACGATCCCGACCGGCCTGCGCAACATGGAGTCGCCCGACTTCGGCGGCTGGGGCGGCCGCTTCGTCCGGGTGCGCGACAACACCTGGCTCGATCCCGTGCCCGAGCCCGGCTACCGGTATCCCGAAGGCCGCTGGTACACCGGTTCGGCCTGGGGCCGGATGTACATGCGCGAGCGCTATCCCGCAGAGCAGGAACTCATGCGTGCCTACTTCGAGCCGCAGACGCGCTGGCTCGACGCGATCCAGAACGATTTCGCCGCGCGCGCCGACTGGTGCGTAAAGAGGTTCGAAGACGCCAACCATGCGCCCGTCGCCCGCGTCGCCGGCCCGCTCGACCGAACCGCCAGGCCGGGCGATACGGTGCATCTGGATGCCCGCGCCTCGTCCGACCCCGACCACGACGAGCTCGCGTTCAAGTGGTCGCAGCATCACGAGGCCGGCACGGCCACCACGCGCGTCGCGATCACCGGCGCCGACTCGTCCGAGGCGAGCTTCGTCGTGCCCGCTGAGCCCGGCCGCACGGTGCACATCATCCTCGAAGCCACGGACTACGGCGTCCCCGCGCTCACCCGCTATCAGCGGGTGGTGGTAACCATCAGGTAA
- a CDS encoding RNA polymerase sigma factor, translated as MDTERSEQTQWFAREVEPHEPALRSWLRRLVPASSDVDDVVQESYVRLVRARREGRVDHAKAYLFRTARNFAFDLFRRRRVVSIEGVADLDELSVCDEGADIAESVSRRQELNMLAEAMRALPDRCREVLKLRLVHGMSHKQIAETMKISEHTVKAQLAKGVRRCADFFETHGDTALLEGVREEAS; from the coding sequence ATGGACACGGAACGATCCGAGCAGACGCAGTGGTTTGCGCGCGAAGTCGAACCTCACGAGCCGGCGTTGCGCTCGTGGTTGCGACGTCTCGTGCCTGCCTCGAGCGATGTCGACGACGTGGTGCAGGAGTCCTACGTGCGACTCGTGCGCGCGCGCCGCGAAGGCCGCGTCGATCATGCGAAGGCCTATCTTTTCAGGACGGCCCGCAATTTCGCGTTCGATCTGTTTCGGCGTCGACGCGTGGTCTCGATCGAAGGCGTAGCCGATCTCGACGAGTTGTCCGTCTGCGACGAAGGAGCGGACATCGCCGAATCGGTGAGCCGTCGGCAGGAGCTGAACATGCTTGCGGAAGCGATGCGGGCATTGCCGGATCGTTGCCGCGAGGTGCTCAAGCTGCGGCTCGTCCACGGCATGTCGCACAAGCAGATCGCTGAAACCATGAAGATTTCCGAGCACACCGTGAAGGCTCAGCTCGCCAAGGGCGTGCGGCGGTGCGCCGACTTCTTCGAGACTCATGGTGATACGGCGTTGCTCGAGGGTGTGCGGGAGGAGGCGTCGTGA
- a CDS encoding DUF1593 domain-containing protein, whose translation MKSTRAVIGLIACCLPLLASDAKPRVFVLTDIENEPDDAMSLVRFLVYGNHWDVEALVATTSVHQQNKIATWRIREIVDAYARVRDNLLLHEPGFPSAEHLRAVTKEGLPEYGMHAVGPGKDSSGSEHLIEVVDRDDPRPVWVLAWGGPNVLAQALWKVRATRSEEEIDRFVAKLRVYTISDQDDSGPWMREEFPRLFYVASPGFHAGGGYHFATWSGIGGDNFHARFTGANFELVDNPWLDAHVRAKGPLGAQYPKIEYLMEGDTPSFLNLIGNGLADPERPDWGGWGGRYEFYTPRWRPYFLRPETRPFWTDAVDEVVGVDGRWHSGNHATIWRWREAMQNDFVARMDWTIKPYAEANHPPVARLATPARLRARLGDRVSLSAVGSSDPDGDALDHRWFVYHEAGTFLTESARTGHPIVIENADQADATLLVPPRRYMRLGDIHVILAVTDRGTPALTRYQRVIVTVTP comes from the coding sequence ATGAAATCGACCCGCGCCGTGATCGGCTTGATCGCATGCTGCCTCCCTTTGCTCGCGAGCGACGCCAAGCCACGCGTGTTCGTGCTCACCGACATCGAGAACGAACCCGACGACGCCATGTCGCTCGTGCGCTTCCTCGTCTACGGCAACCACTGGGACGTCGAGGCGCTCGTCGCGACCACCTCGGTGCATCAGCAGAACAAGATCGCGACCTGGCGCATCCGCGAGATCGTCGATGCCTACGCTCGGGTGCGCGACAACCTGCTGTTGCACGAGCCGGGATTTCCGTCGGCCGAACACCTGCGCGCGGTCACCAAAGAGGGGTTGCCCGAATACGGCATGCATGCGGTTGGTCCCGGCAAGGATTCCTCCGGTTCGGAGCACTTGATCGAAGTCGTCGATCGTGACGATCCCCGTCCGGTTTGGGTGCTGGCGTGGGGCGGTCCCAACGTCCTCGCGCAGGCGCTGTGGAAGGTGCGCGCGACACGGTCCGAGGAGGAGATCGATCGCTTCGTGGCCAAACTGCGCGTCTACACCATCTCGGATCAAGACGACAGCGGACCATGGATGCGCGAGGAGTTTCCGCGCCTCTTCTACGTCGCCAGTCCCGGCTTTCACGCCGGCGGTGGTTACCACTTCGCGACTTGGAGCGGGATCGGCGGCGACAACTTCCACGCTCGCTTCACCGGCGCGAACTTCGAGTTGGTCGACAATCCGTGGCTGGATGCGCACGTCCGCGCCAAGGGGCCGCTCGGAGCTCAGTATCCGAAGATCGAATACCTCATGGAAGGGGACACGCCCAGCTTCCTCAACCTGATCGGGAACGGCCTCGCCGATCCCGAGCGACCGGATTGGGGCGGGTGGGGCGGTCGCTACGAGTTCTATACGCCGCGGTGGCGGCCTTACTTCCTGCGACCGGAGACACGGCCGTTCTGGACCGACGCGGTCGACGAAGTCGTCGGCGTCGACGGCCGTTGGCACTCCGGCAATCACGCCACCATCTGGCGTTGGCGCGAGGCCATGCAGAACGATTTCGTCGCTCGCATGGACTGGACCATCAAGCCCTATGCCGAGGCCAACCACCCTCCCGTCGCGCGCTTGGCGACACCCGCGCGACTTCGCGCCAGGCTCGGTGACCGCGTTTCGCTCAGCGCGGTCGGCAGCAGCGATCCCGACGGCGACGCGCTCGACCATCGTTGGTTCGTCTATCACGAAGCCGGAACGTTCCTCACCGAGAGCGCGCGCACGGGACATCCGATCGTGATCGAGAACGCCGATCAGGCCGACGCGACGCTGCTCGTCCCGCCGCGTCGATACATGCGTCTCGGCGACATCCACGTGATCCTCGCCGTCACGGATCGCGGTACGCCTGCGCTGACGCGTTACCAGCGAGTGATCGTCACCGTGACTCCCTGA
- a CDS encoding pectate lyase encodes MRVAAADGFLPSFPGAEGHGAKTIGGRGGRVLAVTHLEDSGPGSLRAAIDEKGPRTIVFRVSGTIDLRSDLRIREPFVTIAGQTAPGDGITLKRHPLMIEADEVIVRHLRVRLGDESGQTTDAVSARYVKNLVVDHVSASWSIDETMSIYHCEDVTVQWCIVSESLFQSHHAKGGDHGYGGIWGSNRGSYHHNLIAHHSNRNPRFASGCGFTDFRNNVVYNWGFQSIYGAEMQQVGNPKFNFATISMVANYFKPGPATRPGPVSHRIASPSSRRKDADYGKWFVAGNIVEGAPAVTADNWRGGVQPQDGDDYLALVKLAEPWPAAPLSPQTAAEAYEAVLASAGATRPRRDAVDLRIISEVRAGRATHDGPGYRTKFHLPADAPKTGIIDTPAHVGGWPELKSEPAPADTDGDGMPDEWELRYGLDPKHAADGALDADGDGYTNLEEYLNASDPLAFVDYWIRN; translated from the coding sequence TTGCGCGTCGCTGCCGCGGACGGCTTTCTTCCCTCGTTTCCCGGCGCCGAGGGCCACGGCGCGAAGACCATCGGCGGGCGCGGCGGACGCGTGCTCGCGGTGACCCACCTCGAAGACTCCGGCCCCGGCAGTCTGCGCGCTGCGATCGACGAGAAGGGGCCGCGCACGATCGTCTTCCGCGTCTCCGGGACGATCGACCTGAGGAGCGACCTGCGCATCCGCGAACCCTTTGTCACCATCGCGGGCCAGACCGCGCCCGGCGACGGCATCACCCTGAAGCGTCACCCGCTCATGATCGAGGCCGACGAGGTGATCGTGCGTCACCTGCGCGTGCGGCTCGGCGACGAGAGCGGCCAGACGACCGACGCGGTCTCGGCCCGCTATGTGAAGAACCTCGTCGTCGATCATGTTTCCGCCAGTTGGAGCATCGATGAGACGATGTCCATCTATCACTGCGAGGACGTCACCGTGCAGTGGTGCATCGTGTCCGAGAGCCTCTTCCAGTCCCACCACGCCAAGGGGGGCGACCACGGCTACGGCGGCATCTGGGGCTCCAACCGCGGTTCCTACCACCACAACCTCATCGCGCATCACTCGAACCGCAACCCGCGCTTCGCCTCGGGCTGCGGGTTCACCGACTTCCGCAACAACGTCGTCTACAACTGGGGCTTCCAGAGCATCTACGGGGCCGAGATGCAGCAGGTCGGCAACCCGAAGTTCAACTTCGCGACCATCAGCATGGTCGCGAACTACTTTAAACCCGGCCCCGCCACCCGTCCCGGCCCGGTGTCCCACCGCATCGCCTCGCCCTCGTCCCGCCGCAAGGACGCCGACTACGGCAAGTGGTTCGTCGCGGGCAACATCGTCGAAGGCGCTCCCGCCGTCACGGCCGACAACTGGCGGGGCGGCGTGCAGCCGCAGGACGGCGACGACTACCTCGCGCTCGTGAAGCTCGCCGAACCCTGGCCGGCCGCGCCGCTCTCGCCGCAGACGGCCGCCGAGGCCTACGAAGCCGTGCTCGCCTCCGCCGGGGCCACCCGTCCGCGACGCGACGCGGTCGATCTCCGCATCATCTCCGAAGTGCGCGCGGGCCGCGCCACGCACGACGGTCCCGGCTATCGCACGAAGTTCCATCTCCCCGCCGACGCCCCGAAGACCGGGATCATCGACACGCCGGCCCACGTCGGCGGCTGGCCGGAGCTGAAAAGCGAACCCGCTCCCGCCGATACCGACGGCGACGGCATGCCCGACGAGTGGGAGCTGCGCTACGGGCTAGACCCGAAGCATGCCGCCGACGGCGCGCTCGACGCCGACGGCGACGGCTACACCAATCTCGAGGAATACCTCAATGCGTCCGACCCGCTCGCCTTCGTGGATTATTGGATACGCAACTGA
- a CDS encoding DUF5605 domain-containing protein, translated as MHTTLLRKIVPGVVLALGCLSPGIAATVEQWGIHEIRLDGPSEGNPFVDVRLSAVFDNGAKQIHVDGFYDGDGVYRVRFMPDAVGRWTYRTESNRWPLTGQTGEFTVTEPGPGNRGPVRVHATYHFAYADGTPFKHFGTTIYNWIDTPEELQEETLRTLAASPFNKARMLLTQQPTPYRNEFAPPRWPYVGKPPRDWDFTRFNPEFFRHYEKRIAQLRDMGIEADLVLFNPYGKFGFETLDAAGDERFVRYVVARFGAYRNVWWSLANEYDFLRTKTEAEWDRIGRLVAACDPYGHLLSIHNGHYLFDQRQPWVTHLSVQDGHACESPASAKIYRDAFRKPVVFDEIKYEGDAKFRWADLDGFDMTHRFWAATMGGTYVGHGDYFNTLDEDTWTSFGGKILGESPPRIAFLRKIVEEGPADGLNLIDAWMDPGTSGKPGEHYLHYFGRETPTSWAFQLYRTNLEEGMRFKVEVIDAWDMTITPLEGEFVLKRKDRYHFVDTNDRTVPLPGKRGMAVRITRIGGATGTGETTASTEDV; from the coding sequence ATGCACACCACACTTCTTCGCAAAATCGTCCCCGGGGTAGTGCTCGCTCTCGGGTGTCTATCGCCCGGTATCGCCGCCACCGTCGAGCAATGGGGCATCCACGAGATCCGACTCGATGGGCCTTCCGAGGGAAATCCCTTCGTCGACGTTCGTCTCTCCGCCGTGTTCGACAACGGCGCCAAACAAATTCACGTCGATGGTTTCTACGACGGTGACGGCGTCTACCGCGTGCGCTTCATGCCGGACGCCGTCGGTCGTTGGACCTACCGCACCGAGTCGAACCGCTGGCCGCTCACGGGGCAGACGGGCGAGTTCACCGTGACCGAACCAGGTCCCGGCAATCGCGGCCCCGTGCGCGTGCACGCCACCTATCACTTCGCGTACGCGGACGGCACGCCGTTCAAACACTTCGGGACGACCATCTACAACTGGATCGATACGCCCGAGGAGTTGCAGGAGGAGACGCTGCGCACGCTCGCGGCGTCGCCCTTCAACAAGGCGCGCATGCTCCTCACGCAACAACCCACGCCGTACCGCAACGAGTTCGCACCGCCGCGTTGGCCCTACGTGGGCAAGCCGCCGCGCGATTGGGACTTCACGCGCTTCAATCCGGAGTTTTTCCGCCACTACGAGAAGCGCATCGCGCAGCTTCGCGACATGGGCATCGAGGCCGATCTCGTGTTGTTCAATCCGTACGGAAAGTTCGGCTTCGAAACGCTCGATGCCGCGGGCGACGAGCGCTTCGTGCGTTACGTCGTCGCGCGCTTCGGCGCGTATCGCAACGTCTGGTGGTCGTTGGCCAACGAGTACGACTTTCTGCGCACCAAGACGGAAGCCGAATGGGATCGCATCGGTCGGCTCGTGGCCGCGTGTGATCCGTACGGGCATCTGCTCTCGATCCACAACGGGCACTACCTCTTCGATCAACGCCAGCCGTGGGTCACGCACCTCAGCGTGCAGGATGGGCACGCGTGCGAGTCGCCCGCGAGCGCCAAGATCTACCGCGACGCGTTTCGCAAGCCGGTCGTGTTCGACGAGATCAAGTACGAGGGAGACGCCAAGTTCCGTTGGGCCGATCTGGACGGCTTCGACATGACGCATCGTTTCTGGGCCGCGACGATGGGCGGCACCTACGTCGGTCACGGCGACTACTTCAACACGCTCGACGAGGACACGTGGACCTCGTTCGGCGGCAAGATCCTCGGCGAAAGCCCGCCTCGCATCGCGTTCTTGCGCAAGATCGTCGAAGAAGGGCCGGCCGATGGGTTGAACCTGATCGATGCCTGGATGGATCCCGGCACGAGCGGCAAGCCGGGCGAGCATTACCTGCACTACTTCGGTCGCGAGACGCCGACGAGTTGGGCATTCCAGCTCTACCGCACGAACCTCGAAGAAGGCATGCGCTTCAAGGTCGAAGTCATCGACGCATGGGACATGACGATCACGCCCTTGGAGGGCGAGTTCGTGCTCAAGCGCAAGGACCGTTACCACTTCGTGGATACGAACGACCGCACCGTGCCGCTTCCCGGCAAACGAGGCATGGCCGTCCGCATCACGCGAATCGGCGGTGCGACCGGAACGGGGGAAACCACCGCCTCGACGGAGGACGTGTGA